A genomic window from uncultured Fibrobacter sp. includes:
- a CDS encoding tandem-95 repeat protein, producing the protein MMKKMISLMGALGALFGSAYAATTTVWTEEGDGDKVPAYWYTYTDPANGSLSSITESVDGLIKSATLSVTSGKTNSAGFGFGWQQDDVVFSLAAYKGVCLTYSAEAPFRIDFKQSTIKDYNYYGAELKASAGFKKTFIAFSSLTQGWTSKTKVNWSAVYQTGVQFAFKDNHAKSASTTTNNIEISSFILADECVTNPTELVGDAEGTAVLNEGDTLDIDLSTIFSDEDGDATVTASILLNKSYASFVNAKASYEQDGHVYMVATPNVSGDVTVNLKASDGIHAAVSYTLTVTVKDRDNAPVAVDDSYTVKEDSTLKVKITNNFVKNDYDVDDPEGSKPLTIALVDDVQHGTLVLGKNAAGEYDGTFTYTPEANFNGVDFFTYTVTDATSKESDPATVSIEVTPVNDPMVLAEVDMSYFKDTLELDEDFNPDTVDALQFPATAFVLEDADGLEQVVYGVTSKGVINAEHLLTGGTHYIMFTPVADAYGLAKLTFWAKSGVDSVGVNFYVKVNPVDDLPVAAKDAYEVKEDVEFSVKAAKGVLANDYNPDDRTVALIAVLDEVPDHGELTLNEDGSFTYMPEKDFYGEDYFAYHVETAKGQKSGFAIVTLTVIDMPEPPIVVVEPATLDTTIREDSGSLTYAEKLYSTWAKASDGKSKLYYTFTSDDGKTKTQNNKGAWWVLAERDAFGDAYVTVSVTDSVSVPETFKIHIYITPVNDGPVVAMRDTLRVEKTGWSESIVLDSLFYDADGDSLAYKVTAPIVLATEIVDGVLTIAPATDSTVLNDGIFRVKVQAKDAADSTTATIVILVGEAASGIAPVVVTYKATWQNAIVANRGSVALFDMQGRVMWQAKLPVSEAQVRAAAAQVQGRKILQVNRQTWTIK; encoded by the coding sequence ATGATGAAAAAAATGATTTCGTTGATGGGGGCTTTGGGAGCCCTGTTTGGATCCGCTTATGCCGCGACGACGACGGTCTGGACCGAAGAAGGCGATGGCGACAAGGTTCCTGCCTATTGGTATACTTACACTGACCCGGCTAACGGTTCGCTCAGTTCTATTACTGAGTCGGTTGACGGATTGATCAAGTCCGCCACGTTGAGCGTAACTAGCGGCAAGACCAATTCGGCCGGTTTTGGTTTTGGCTGGCAGCAGGATGACGTCGTGTTTTCCCTTGCGGCCTATAAGGGCGTGTGCCTGACTTATAGCGCAGAGGCTCCGTTCCGCATCGATTTCAAGCAGTCCACGATTAAGGACTACAACTACTATGGTGCAGAACTCAAGGCGTCAGCCGGTTTTAAGAAGACCTTTATCGCATTCTCCTCCCTTACCCAGGGCTGGACTTCCAAGACGAAGGTGAACTGGTCGGCGGTTTACCAGACGGGCGTGCAGTTCGCATTCAAGGATAACCACGCAAAGTCGGCCTCGACCACGACAAACAACATCGAGATTTCGAGCTTTATCCTTGCAGACGAGTGCGTGACCAATCCTACGGAACTTGTGGGCGATGCAGAGGGAACTGCAGTCCTGAACGAAGGCGATACCCTGGATATCGACCTCTCCACGATTTTCAGTGATGAAGATGGCGACGCGACCGTGACGGCATCGATCCTTTTGAACAAGAGCTACGCCTCGTTTGTCAATGCGAAGGCTTCTTATGAACAGGACGGCCATGTTTATATGGTGGCTACCCCCAATGTCAGTGGCGATGTTACCGTTAACCTGAAAGCAAGCGACGGAATCCACGCTGCAGTCTCGTACACTCTCACGGTGACGGTCAAGGACCGCGATAACGCTCCTGTCGCTGTTGACGATTCCTATACGGTCAAGGAAGACTCGACCCTGAAGGTCAAGATTACGAATAATTTCGTGAAGAACGACTACGATGTCGATGATCCTGAAGGATCGAAGCCTCTTACGATTGCCCTTGTAGACGACGTACAGCACGGGACCCTGGTGCTGGGTAAGAATGCTGCTGGCGAATACGACGGAACGTTTACCTACACGCCGGAGGCAAACTTTAACGGTGTTGACTTCTTCACCTATACGGTTACGGATGCGACTAGCAAGGAAAGTGATCCTGCGACTGTGTCGATTGAAGTTACTCCGGTGAATGACCCGATGGTACTCGCCGAGGTCGATATGTCCTATTTCAAGGATACCCTCGAACTGGACGAAGACTTTAACCCCGATACTGTAGATGCGCTGCAGTTCCCTGCGACGGCTTTTGTTTTGGAAGATGCTGACGGACTTGAACAGGTGGTGTATGGCGTGACCTCAAAGGGCGTTATCAATGCGGAACATTTGCTGACGGGCGGAACGCATTACATTATGTTTACCCCGGTAGCCGATGCCTATGGCCTTGCAAAGTTGACCTTCTGGGCGAAGTCCGGAGTCGATTCCGTGGGTGTCAATTTCTATGTGAAAGTGAATCCTGTGGATGATTTGCCTGTGGCAGCCAAGGATGCCTACGAAGTCAAGGAAGATGTGGAATTCTCTGTGAAGGCTGCAAAGGGTGTTCTCGCCAACGATTACAACCCCGACGACCGCACGGTTGCCTTGATTGCCGTTCTTGACGAAGTCCCGGACCATGGCGAACTTACTCTTAACGAAGATGGTAGCTTCACCTATATGCCCGAAAAGGATTTCTATGGCGAAGACTACTTTGCCTATCATGTGGAAACTGCCAAGGGTCAGAAATCGGGTTTCGCGATTGTCACCCTTACGGTAATCGACATGCCCGAACCTCCGATTGTGGTGGTGGAACCGGCAACCCTCGATACGACTATCCGTGAAGATAGCGGCTCCCTGACGTATGCCGAAAAGCTTTACAGCACCTGGGCGAAGGCATCTGATGGCAAGTCCAAGCTGTATTACACCTTTACGAGCGATGACGGAAAGACGAAGACTCAGAACAACAAGGGCGCCTGGTGGGTGCTTGCCGAAAGGGATGCCTTTGGCGATGCTTATGTGACGGTGAGCGTTACGGACAGCGTCTCTGTTCCGGAGACGTTCAAGATTCATATCTATATCACCCCGGTGAACGATGGCCCGGTCGTGGCGATGCGTGACACGCTGCGCGTCGAAAAGACGGGCTGGAGCGAATCTATCGTGCTGGATTCCCTGTTCTATGACGCCGATGGCGACAGCCTTGCATACAAGGTTACCGCTCCGATAGTGCTTGCGACCGAGATTGTCGACGGCGTGTTGACGATTGCCCCTGCAACCGATTCGACGGTGCTGAATGACGGCATTTTCCGCGTGAAGGTTCAGGCAAAGGATGCTGCCGATTCTACCACGGCGACGATTGTGATTCTGGTTGGCGAAGCCGCTTCGGGAATTGCCCCTGTGGTGGTGACGTACAAGGCGACCTGGCAGAATGCCATTGTTGCAAATCGTGGCTCGGTGGCTCTGTTCGATATGCAGGGCCGCGTGATGTGGCAGGCCAAGCTCCCGGTGTCCGAGGCTCAGGTACGCGCCGCAGCCGCTCAGGTGCAAGGCAGAAAGATCCTGCAAGTCAATCGACAGACCTGGACGATTAAATAG
- a CDS encoding porin family protein yields MKTFSPLNLLTNRLAVALLAGVLSTPLFAQGVFEGSGEVSDPNCVGDGCGYVPAGEATQSNGEQGYSYGESANSEDNSSEGDSTQTSADSSQAPAKVATANIDEEDDDRPHYVNESAAEYRARKEGFSKGVQFGVRATGGANKSFGKKADDWNIGYDFGGGLMARLPLGGTFGVATELSFSYRHYSYEGKTNYSKNSATIDEMLFEIPIMGQYIFDEDGLFVGLGINLGLKMNGDSEFKQTTTIDGKQVKSTNSNTVPTSGVEIGGLFDLGYIVNRWLVVDIRVVQNFSNTLDMNLIAESPLMHSKLYTMHTSLGLTFLL; encoded by the coding sequence ATGAAAACCTTTTCGCCGTTGAACCTCTTGACAAACCGCTTGGCGGTCGCACTTCTTGCAGGCGTCCTTTCCACCCCTCTTTTTGCGCAGGGTGTTTTCGAAGGCAGCGGCGAAGTAAGTGACCCCAACTGCGTTGGCGACGGATGCGGCTATGTCCCCGCCGGAGAGGCCACGCAGAGCAACGGCGAACAGGGCTATTCCTACGGCGAAAGCGCCAACAGCGAAGACAACTCCAGCGAAGGCGATTCCACGCAAACATCGGCTGACAGCTCACAGGCACCCGCAAAAGTCGCAACGGCGAACATCGACGAAGAAGACGATGACCGCCCCCACTACGTCAACGAAAGTGCCGCCGAATACCGCGCCCGCAAGGAAGGCTTTTCAAAAGGGGTCCAGTTCGGTGTCCGCGCCACAGGGGGCGCAAACAAGAGTTTCGGCAAGAAAGCCGACGACTGGAACATCGGATACGACTTCGGCGGAGGCCTCATGGCAAGGCTCCCCCTCGGCGGCACCTTCGGAGTCGCGACCGAACTTTCCTTCAGCTACCGCCACTACAGCTACGAAGGCAAGACCAACTACAGCAAGAACTCGGCGACCATCGACGAGATGCTCTTCGAAATCCCCATCATGGGGCAATACATCTTTGACGAAGACGGACTGTTCGTTGGCCTCGGAATCAATCTCGGCCTCAAGATGAATGGAGATTCCGAATTCAAGCAGACCACGACCATCGACGGCAAACAGGTCAAGTCCACGAACAGCAACACGGTGCCTACCTCGGGTGTCGAAATCGGCGGCCTTTTCGACCTAGGCTACATCGTCAACCGCTGGCTGGTCGTCGATATCCGCGTCGTACAGAACTTCTCGAACACGCTCGACATGAACCTGATCGCCGAATCACCCCTAATGCATTCAAAACTTTACACAATGCATACCTCGCTTGGGCTCACATTCCTGCTCTAA
- a CDS encoding ATP-binding cassette domain-containing protein, whose protein sequence is MPILSAQNLLLRIGANAPLLDNVSFDIEAGDRICLVGRNGCGKSTLLRVLSGETEAQSGDIVKKSGLRISRMIQEIPAHIDGTVRDVVMGTVSVGNSAAWKVGDDASRDTHAEAILGKTGIDPEALYDSLSGGQKRRTLFARALAQDPDLLLLDEPTNHLDIPAIQWLEGIVTRLNCALLFVSHDRTFVRRVANRIFDLDRGRVRCWDFPYDKFVQFRDQALAEEDKANALFDKRLAEEEVWIRKGIQARRTRNEGRVRALIKMREERAARRTRTGNVNMQITEADRSGRLVARLTDVSYSYDGAPLISGLSTEVSRGDRIGIVGPNGSGKTTLLRLILGELTPDTGDVRLGTNLQIAYFDQMRTRLREDKSLVENIGDGQAYITLNGVKRHVLSYLQDFLFSADRARGPISALSGGERNRLLLACLFSHPSNVLVLDEPTNDLDMETLDLLAELLADYKGSVLTVSHDRAFLDSVATSILAIEDGGNIFESVGGYSDYEAKKKVRDKEAANAARIAAEKEAEKAARSAQNSSAASAAQALSGSAGAPAKKKKRSYNEEREYAALPEKIEKLESEISERQTELSKPEVFTNAARIVELQKEISDREAELEKAYERYEELDSLG, encoded by the coding sequence ATGCCGATTCTTTCTGCCCAGAACCTGTTGTTGCGAATAGGGGCGAACGCCCCGCTGCTGGATAACGTGAGCTTTGACATCGAGGCCGGCGACCGGATTTGTCTGGTCGGCCGCAACGGTTGCGGCAAGAGCACCCTTTTACGGGTGCTTTCGGGCGAGACCGAGGCGCAGTCGGGTGACATCGTGAAAAAGTCGGGGCTTCGCATTTCGCGTATGATTCAGGAGATTCCCGCGCATATTGATGGAACCGTTCGCGATGTGGTGATGGGCACCGTTTCTGTAGGGAATTCGGCGGCATGGAAGGTGGGCGATGACGCATCGCGTGACACCCACGCCGAGGCGATTCTAGGAAAGACGGGAATCGATCCCGAGGCATTATACGACAGCTTGAGTGGCGGACAGAAACGCCGCACCCTTTTTGCGCGAGCACTTGCGCAGGACCCGGACCTGTTGCTGCTCGACGAACCCACGAACCATCTGGACATTCCCGCGATCCAGTGGCTCGAAGGAATCGTGACGAGACTGAACTGTGCGCTTTTGTTCGTAAGTCATGACCGCACCTTTGTACGCCGGGTGGCGAACCGCATTTTTGATTTGGACCGTGGCCGTGTACGCTGCTGGGATTTCCCGTACGATAAGTTCGTGCAGTTCCGCGACCAGGCGCTTGCCGAAGAGGACAAGGCGAACGCGCTTTTCGACAAACGCCTCGCCGAAGAAGAAGTGTGGATTCGCAAGGGAATCCAGGCGCGTAGGACCCGGAACGAGGGCCGCGTGCGGGCGCTCATTAAAATGCGCGAGGAGCGTGCGGCGCGCCGCACCCGAACGGGCAACGTGAATATGCAGATTACCGAGGCCGACCGTTCGGGGCGCCTGGTGGCAAGACTCACCGACGTAAGCTACTCCTACGACGGGGCGCCTCTTATTAGCGGGCTTTCGACCGAAGTTTCCCGTGGCGACCGCATCGGTATCGTAGGACCGAACGGTTCTGGAAAGACGACGCTTTTACGCCTGATTCTGGGCGAACTCACGCCGGATACCGGTGACGTGCGCCTGGGAACGAACTTGCAGATTGCCTACTTCGACCAGATGCGTACACGCCTGCGTGAAGACAAGTCACTTGTGGAAAACATCGGCGACGGACAAGCCTACATTACATTGAACGGCGTTAAGCGCCACGTGTTAAGTTATTTGCAAGACTTCCTTTTCTCGGCGGACCGTGCCCGAGGCCCCATCAGTGCGCTTAGCGGCGGCGAAAGGAACCGCCTGCTGCTTGCATGCCTCTTCAGCCATCCGAGCAACGTGCTGGTACTTGACGAACCGACGAACGACCTCGACATGGAAACGCTAGACCTGCTCGCGGAACTTTTGGCGGACTACAAGGGAAGCGTGCTTACCGTAAGTCATGACCGCGCCTTCCTCGATTCCGTGGCGACAAGCATCCTCGCCATCGAAGATGGCGGCAACATTTTCGAATCGGTAGGCGGCTACAGCGATTACGAAGCGAAGAAAAAAGTCCGCGATAAGGAAGCTGCAAACGCCGCGCGTATTGCCGCCGAAAAAGAAGCGGAAAAAGCGGCGAGGTCTGCGCAGAATTCTTCAGCTGCTTCGGCGGCGCAGGCCCTTTCAGGGTCTGCCGGCGCTCCCGCAAAGAAGAAAAAACGCAGCTACAACGAGGAGCGCGAATACGCCGCTCTTCCCGAGAAAATCGAAAAACTCGAATCGGAAATTTCGGAGCGCCAGACAGAACTCTCTAAACCCGAAGTGTTCACAAATGCCGCCCGCATCGTGGAACTCCAGAAAGAAATCTCCGACCGCGAAGCCGAACTCGAAAAAGCCTACGAACGCTACGAGGAACTCGACTCGCTAGGGTAA
- a CDS encoding glycoside hydrolase family 3 protein gives MKCSKIWLSAFVLAAGFILSSCSESDLSVGSSGVESDSIEDAIGKMSLREKVGQMFIVRPEALDTSIHWSHYSELVDYKLQKVNATMSAVNEDYPIGGMILFAHNIKDESQLVSFVKKIKTLNGSPLLAVDEEGGRVARIANSENFDLPKYESMEAIAKSGDPNDVYEAAFTIGSYVKEYGFDIDFAPVADVNTNPENIVIGPRAFSDKPEVAAKMVVKYLEGLDSAKIVGTLKHFPGHGDVKADTHTGYVATDKTWDEMKKCEMVPFKAGIKAGAQIIMTAHIAAPKVTGNNLPSTLSPVILQDKLRGELGFKGVIVADAMDMGAIVNDYGNEDAAIKAIQAGIDIVLCPLHFVNAFDAVVKAVEDGKIEESRIDESVRRILKLKENIKK, from the coding sequence ATGAAATGTTCCAAAATATGGCTTTCGGCTTTTGTTTTGGCGGCCGGATTTATCCTTTCGTCCTGTTCCGAATCGGACTTGTCCGTCGGTAGTTCCGGGGTAGAAAGCGATTCGATCGAAGATGCCATCGGCAAGATGAGCCTGCGCGAAAAGGTGGGGCAGATGTTCATTGTGCGTCCGGAGGCCTTGGACACGAGCATCCACTGGAGCCACTATAGCGAACTGGTCGATTACAAGCTGCAAAAGGTGAACGCGACCATGTCCGCCGTGAATGAGGATTACCCTATAGGCGGTATGATCCTTTTTGCCCACAACATCAAGGACGAATCGCAGCTGGTATCGTTTGTCAAGAAAATAAAGACCTTGAACGGTTCGCCCCTGCTTGCGGTTGACGAGGAAGGCGGCCGTGTGGCGCGTATTGCAAATAGCGAAAATTTTGACCTTCCCAAGTATGAAAGCATGGAGGCCATTGCCAAGTCGGGCGATCCGAATGATGTCTACGAGGCGGCTTTTACTATCGGTTCCTATGTCAAGGAATACGGTTTCGATATCGACTTTGCGCCGGTAGCCGACGTGAACACGAATCCGGAAAATATCGTAATCGGTCCGCGCGCGTTTTCGGACAAGCCGGAAGTGGCGGCGAAGATGGTGGTGAAGTACCTGGAAGGGCTCGATTCGGCAAAGATTGTCGGAACGCTCAAGCATTTTCCTGGACATGGCGACGTGAAGGCAGATACGCACACGGGTTACGTGGCGACCGACAAGACCTGGGACGAAATGAAAAAGTGTGAAATGGTTCCGTTCAAGGCGGGAATCAAGGCGGGCGCCCAGATAATCATGACGGCGCATATCGCAGCACCCAAGGTGACGGGGAACAATCTGCCGTCTACGCTTTCGCCGGTCATTCTGCAGGACAAGCTGCGCGGTGAACTCGGCTTTAAGGGCGTGATTGTCGCCGATGCCATGGATATGGGTGCCATCGTGAACGACTATGGCAACGAAGATGCGGCTATCAAGGCGATTCAGGCGGGAATCGACATTGTCCTTTGTCCGCTTCATTTCGTGAATGCGTTTGATGCCGTGGTGAAGGCCGTCGAAGACGGAAAGATTGAAGAATCCCGTATTGACGAAAGCGTTCGCCGCATTTTGAAACTTAAAGAGAATATCAAGAAATAG
- a CDS encoding replication-associated recombination protein A: MDQPLAERLRPQNLDEFLGQNKILGEQSLLRKSLENDNVPSMIFWGPPGCGKTSLAHVIRQHTKKSFVALSAVASGVKEVKEVLADARRMKGMFHDTILFIDEIHRFNKGQQDALLGAVEDGTVTLIGATTENPGFEVNSALLSRCQLILFAPLSKEDLRTLIFSALRDHPRGLQLKDVEVEEAVVDKLIAQSDGDARFLLNQIEWIGKNLGDKKVIDEKLLEEFQYKKPLRYDKGGEEHYNLISALHKSIRGSDPDAALYWLHRMLQGGEDPRFILRRLMRMSMEDIGLADPNALLLATSAREAYDFMGIPEGLIALDELAIYLSLAPKSNSVELAGMKADSIVKQTGTLPVPRAFRNSVTKVGKKLGYGIDYQYDHDSPGAYSAQEHLPKQLEGTEIYQPKPYGKEKQLGERLAQLKQIKREKNSK; encoded by the coding sequence ATGGACCAGCCGCTCGCCGAAAGATTACGCCCGCAAAACCTGGATGAGTTTCTAGGCCAGAACAAGATTCTGGGCGAGCAGAGTTTGCTTCGCAAAAGTCTCGAAAACGACAACGTGCCGAGCATGATTTTCTGGGGCCCGCCGGGCTGCGGAAAGACGAGCCTCGCCCACGTGATCCGCCAGCATACGAAAAAGTCGTTCGTCGCCCTTTCTGCGGTGGCAAGCGGAGTGAAAGAAGTCAAGGAAGTCCTCGCAGATGCCCGACGGATGAAGGGGATGTTCCACGACACGATCCTTTTCATCGACGAAATCCACCGGTTCAACAAAGGACAGCAGGATGCGCTGTTGGGTGCCGTCGAGGACGGCACGGTGACGCTTATAGGCGCCACCACCGAGAACCCTGGGTTCGAGGTCAACAGCGCATTGCTCAGCCGCTGCCAGCTGATTCTTTTTGCGCCCTTAAGCAAGGAAGATTTGCGTACGCTGATTTTCAGTGCGCTACGCGACCATCCGCGCGGCCTGCAACTCAAGGATGTAGAAGTCGAAGAAGCCGTCGTCGACAAGCTCATCGCGCAATCCGACGGCGACGCACGATTCCTGCTGAACCAGATCGAATGGATCGGCAAGAACCTCGGCGACAAAAAAGTCATCGACGAAAAACTCCTCGAAGAATTCCAATACAAGAAGCCCCTGCGTTACGACAAGGGCGGCGAAGAACATTACAACCTGATTTCTGCCTTGCATAAGTCTATCCGCGGCTCGGACCCCGATGCGGCCCTCTACTGGCTGCACCGCATGCTACAAGGCGGCGAAGACCCGCGCTTCATTCTGCGCCGACTCATGCGCATGAGCATGGAAGATATCGGCCTTGCCGACCCTAACGCGCTACTGCTTGCCACATCTGCCCGCGAAGCCTACGACTTCATGGGAATCCCCGAAGGCCTCATCGCCCTCGACGAACTCGCCATCTACCTTTCGCTCGCTCCCAAGAGCAACAGCGTGGAACTCGCCGGGATGAAAGCGGATTCTATCGTTAAGCAGACAGGTACGCTCCCCGTTCCCCGCGCCTTCCGCAATTCGGTCACGAAGGTCGGCAAAAAATTGGGCTACGGAATCGACTACCAGTACGACCACGACAGTCCTGGCGCCTATTCCGCACAGGAACATTTGCCCAAGCAGCTCGAAGGCACCGAAATTTACCAGCCCAAGCCCTACGGCAAGGAAAAGCAACTCGGCGAACGCCTCGCGCAGCTCAAGCAAATCAAGCGGGAAAAGAACTCCAAATAA